TGTTGCAGCAGTTGTTACTGTTTGTGCTACTTCTTTTGCTGCTTCATTTACAACTTCTTTTGTTGTTTCTTGTTTTGTTGTAACCTCTGCTGTTGCTTGTTCTGTTTTTTTATCATCACCACATCCACTTAATAGTAATACTGCAATTGCAGCTGAACTTAATAAAATTTTATTCATTCTTTTTCCTTTTTCATTAATTGTTAAAAATCATATTTTTTATTATAACTAAACTATTGTATAAAAATTGTGTCAAAGACTTTTATATGTAAATACAAAGTCATTATCAAAATCAATTTTTACAATTCCACCTTTTTTAAGTTTTCCAAATAATATCTCATCTGTTAAAGGATTTTTAATTCTTTCGGAAATAACTCTATTAAGTGGTCTTGCACCCATAGCTTTATCATAACCAAGTATTGCTAACTCTTTTTTAGCTTTTGCACTAATTTCAATTTTTATTTTTTTATCTACTAATTGTTTTTCTAAATCTTCTATAAATTTACCTGCAACTTTAGCAACAATATCCATACTTAATGAATCAAATGTTACAACAGCATCAAGTCTATTTCTAAATTCTGGAGCAAAGAATTTATTTATTGCTTTATTCTCATTTAATTTTTCATTTTTTGCAAATCCCATTACATTTGCTTCTGTTGCACCTAGATTTGATGTCATTATTAAAACTACATTTTGGAAATCTGCTTTATTTCCACTATTATCAGTTAATTCAGCATTATCCATAACTTGAAGTAAAATTGACATTAAATCAGGATGAGCTTTTTCAATCTCATCTAATAATAAAACTGTATGAGGATGTTTTCTAATAGCTTCTGTTAAAAGTCCACCTTGTTCAAATCCAACATACCCTGCAGGTGCTCCAATTAATCTTGAAACTGTATGAGCTTCCATATATTCACTCATATCAAATCTTTCAAAATGAATTCCTAATTGAGTTGATAACTCTTTTGCTACTTCAGTTTTACCAACTCCTGTTGGTCCACTAAATAAGAAACTTCCTATTGGTTTTTTATCAAGTCCAAGTCCAGCTTTATTTCTTTTTATTGATTGAACAATAGTTGTTATTGCTTTATCTTGTCCAAATACTCTTTTTTGCATATTTTTTTCTAATGATTTTAAAAGAGTTAAATCTGATTTTGTTGCACTTCTTTCAGGAATATGTGCCATTTTTGCAATAGTTGATTCAACATCTTTAGAAGTAATTGTTATATTTGATTCAGATTTTGTTTTTAAAGATGTTGATAAACTAATTTTTTTAGAAGCCCCAACCTCATCAATAACATCAATAGCACAATCAGGTAAAAATCTATCAGTGATATATTTTTTACTAAGTTCAACTGCACTAGAAATTGCACTTTTTGAATATTTTACGCCATGATACTCTTCATATTTTGATTTTAAACCCTCTAAAATTAAAATTGAATCTTCAATACTTGGTTCTTCAACATCTACTTTTGCAAATCTTCTACTTAAAGCCTTATCTTTTGCAAAATCATTTCTAAATTCACTAAAAGTTGTTGCACCAATACATCTTAATTTTCCATTTGCAAGCATTGGTTTTAAAATATTTGAAGCATCCATAGCACTTCCACCAACACTTCCAGCGCCAACAATAGTGTGAATTTCATCTATAAATAAAATTGCATTTTTTATTTTTGATACTTCTTTTAAAAGAGTTTTTAATTTTTTCTCAAAATCTCCTCTATATTTAGTTCCAGCTAACATAGAACCCATATCTAAAGAAAAAACTTTTGATTTTAATAAAAATTCTGGAACTTGTTCTTGTGCAATTTTTAAAGCTAATCCTTCTGCAATTGCTGTTTTCCCAACTCCTGGTTCACCAACAAGTATCGGATTATTCTTTTTTCTTCTACTTAAAATCTCAATTACTCTTGAAACCTCTTTTTCTCTTCCAATAACAGGGTCAATTTCACCTTTTTTTGCAAGAGCAACAAGTTCAGTAGAATTTTTATCTAAAACTTTATTATCATTATCTGCGCTATTTTCTAAAGTTTCATCTTCATCATCTAACTCTTTATGTGAAATCTCTTCAAGTATATCAACTCTTTGAATCCCTAATTTTTTCAATAAATATGTAGCATATGAATTTTCATCTTTTAAAATAGCAACAAACATATCTTCAACATTTGCATTTGTTTTTCCACTTGTTTGTGTATGGGAAACCATATATTCAATAGTTGAAGCTAAAGATAAAGTTTCCATTGGTTCTTCATTTATATTTTGATCTGCTGGGAATTTTGGAGTATTTTCATCAATATATTTTTTTAATTCTTCAAATAGTTTATTTGTATCAACTCCCAAATCTATAAAAAGATTTTCTATTGTTTGGTCATGTATTAACATTAAAAAAATATGTTCTACTGTTAAATACTCATGTTTACTACTTTTTGCATAACCAACAGCTTGTGCAAAAATATTTCTTAATTCTTTACTTATCATTTTTATTCTTCTTCCATTACAGCTTTTAAAGGAAAGCCTTTTTCTCGAGCCATAGTTTTTACTTGTGCAACTTTTGTTGAAGCAATTTCATACGTATAAGTTCCACATAACTCTTTTCCATTATTATGAATGTTTAACATTATAACTGAAGCTTCATCAACAGATTTTCTAAATACTCTTACTAATACATCAATCACAAAATCCATAGTTGAAAAATCATCATTTAAAAGAAAAACATTATATTTCTTTGGCTCTTGTAAATCTAAATCATCATTTAATTCTATTTCTATTTCATTACTCACTTCAAACCTTTGTTTTGATAAAATCTCATTTGTTAATAAAAAACAACCAATTATAACAAAAAAGAGATAATTATGAAAAAAGATGCTAATTATTATATAAACAAATCAATATTTGTAACTGCAACAAACACTGATGTAGGTAAAACTTACGCTTGTGAAAAATTTTTAAAATATTTTGCAAAAGCTGGACTTAAAGTCGGTTATTTTAAACCTTGTGAAACAGGAGTTATTGATAAACCACTAGATGGTTCAAAAATGTTTGAACTAACAAAAGAGTTAAATAAACATTTCGAAAATGTAACTTTAAATGATGTTGTTCCATATCAATTTAGACTTCCTGCTGCTCCTTATGTTGCATCAAAAGATACTATTATAGATATAGAATTTTTAAAAGAGAAAAAAAAGTATCTTCAATCTTTTTGTGATATTTTGATTATTGAAGGTGCTGGTGGACTTATGGTTCCTGTTAAAAAAGATTTGTTTATGATAGATTTAATAAATATATTTGATAGTTCTGCTTTTTTAATCACTCCTTCAAAACTAGGTTGTATAAATGACACCCTACTCTCATGTGAAGCTTTAAAAAATAAAAATATAGATTTTGAGTTTTTTATAAACTTATTTCAAGATATTGATACATTTGATGAAGTTTCAAAACCATTTTTAATTGACTATTTTGGTGAGTTAAATTTCTTACAAGATTTGTAAAAAATAGAAAAATTGGAAAAATTTTCCAGTTTTTTTTTAAATTACGATTTTTTTACTCTTAATTTTCACTAGCTTTTTACTACTTTTTTACATTTTTTTGACATAACTTTAAGTTTTGTTTCCCTTATTATAGGCTTTAAAAGAACTTTTTTAATTCTAAACTTAAATTTATTTACTATTTCAAAAGACATAAAAACAATTCATTTTAAATTGTGTATAAATTCTCTATTAGTTTTCATGTATAATATTACGTTTACTAAACATGGAACAAATAGCATTAAAATCAAATTATGAAAGGTAGATAAAAAATGACTTCTGCAATAGATTTATCTAAATTAACAGCAAATGATGATTTAACACCAATTTTAGGTGGATATTGGCCTGGTATCCAAATTTATTACCCACCAATTAAATTCAATCCATTAGATGGAACATATGAGAGTATGGAACAAGCAAAACTAAGATTACAAAAACACGCTTATAAAACAAAAGCTCATACTGTATTATTTGACTTAGAAGATGGATGTAGACAAAAAGCTATGTCAAGAGAACTTTTAATTCAAGAGTTACCAAAATTTCCTGAAAGAAATTTTCAAATAGCTGTAAGAATAAATCCATTCAGAACTGATGAGTATGAAGAAGATTTAAAAATGTTAAAACAAATTCACCAATATATAGATGTTATCGTTTTAGCAAAAGCTGGAGAAGTTTATGGTTCAGCTGAAATCAGAGATTTATCTTCTTGGTTAGTATCTATTGGAAGTAAATTAACAATTCAGCCAATCGTAGAGCACCCAAAATCTTTACAAATTGCTGATAGATTAATGGAACATTCAACTGTTAAACACATCGTATTTGGTATTCACGATTTTTCAAAAGCAATGGCTTATAAAATCACTCCAAAAGGATGGATAGATGAATTAGAAACTTTCTTTAATATGCTTACAATGGAAGCAAGAATTAAAGGAAAAGGAGTTATTGGAGGAGTTGAAGTTATGTTAACACCTCACTCATTACCAGATTCTTGTGTTGAGAAAAAAGACATTAGAAGATGGTTAGATTTACACGGTGACGAAGCTAGTAGACATGTTTACGCTCATGCAATTAGAGAAAATGCAATGGGATTAACTGGAAAACAAGTTATTACTCCAAATCATATTAATGTTTGTAAAGTTGCATTTACACCAAGTCCAAATGAAATTGCAAAAGATGTATCAATCTTAAAAGCTGCTATTGAAGCAGATGCTTTATTAAGTGGAGCAATTAGATACGAAGGTGAAATGTTAGATCCACCAATGTTCGGTAAATCTCTACAAAATATCTTAAGAGCTTATGCTTTAAGAAGTTTAGAAAAAGAAGATGAACTATTTGCATTATCTGTATTAAATAGAATGCCAATTCATACGTTTAAAGAAAACTGGCCATACGGTCAACTGTAATTTCGTAAGGAGATTTATTATGAGTGAAACAATTAAAATAGAAGTACCTGAATTTTTAAATATTGGGGTAGCTTGTACATCATCACATGTTGGAACAGCAAAAGAGAACAATATTGCGATGGTTATTGAAGATGATAAACTAGGAACAGATGAAATAACTTATAAAGAGTTAGCAAAAAAATCTGACCAAGTTTGTAATTTCTTTACAGGAATTGGACTAGAGCCAAGAGATAGAGTATTAGTTTGTTTAAAAAACTCTTTAGCTTACCCTATTTCGTTTTTTGGAACTATGAAAGCTGGAATTATTGCAGTTCCTACTTCAACACTTTTAAGTGGTAGTGAAGTTAAATATCTTGCAGAAGATTCACAAGCAAGAGCAATTGTATTAAGTGCTACTATGTATGAAAACTTAGTTCCTTACTTAGAAAATTGTGATAATTTAAAGACTATTGTTGTTGCTGGAATTGATAGTGTTGAAGAGTTAAAAAAACCAAAAGATATTAATGTTTATTCATTAAATGAAATCTTTGCAAATACTGATACAACACCAAATCATTATAATTCAAAATCAGGTGAGCCTGCGTATTTAGTTTATACATCAGGAACAACTGGTTATCCAAAAGGTGTTTTACATTCACATAGATCACTAATTGGAAGAAAACCAGCAACTGATTATTGGTTTGATTTTAAAGAGAATGATAGAATCATGCACTCTGGTAAATTTAACTGGACTTACGTTTTAGGTTCAGCTTTAATGGACCCATTATTTAATGGTCATACAGTTATTGCATATGAAGGAGCAAATGATGCCTCAACTTGGATTGATTTAATTAAAAAACACCAATGTACAATTTTCATTGGAGTTCCAACAATTTATAGACAAATCATCCAAAAAACAGATTTCACACTTGATGATTGTCCATCATTAAGATATTGTATGAGTGCAGGAGAGCATTTATCAGATGAAATGTTAGGATTATGGAGAGAAAGATTTAAACAAGATATTTATGAAGCAATTGGAATGTCTGAGTGTTCTTATTATATTTCTCACTCTAAATATAATCCAATTAGACCAGGAAGTGCGGGATTCCCACAACCAGGACATATCGTAAAACTTTTAGACCCTGAAACTTTAGAAGAAGTTGGTGTTGAAGAAGAAGGTATGATTTGTATTGGAGAAGATGACCCAGGATTATTCTTAGAGTATTGGCAATTAGAAGAAGAAACTGCAAAATCAAGACATGATGGATACTTCTTCACAGGAGATTATGCTAGACGTGATAAAGATGGATATATTTGGTTTATTGGAAGAAAAGATGATATTATCAATACATTTGGATTTAGAGTATCTCCACATGAAATCGAAAGAGTTGTAAAAACTCATGATGCAGTTGCTGATTGTGTTGCTTTTGGTTTAGATATTGGTAAAGATAAAACAATAGTTGCAATTGCAGTTATTGGACATGAAGAGTTAAGTGAAGAAAAACAAGCGGAAATTTTAGCATTTGCTCAAGCAAATCTTGCAAAATATAAAGCTCCAAAAGAGATTTTTGCAATGCTTGATTACCCAAGAACAAAAAATGGAAAAGTTTTAAGAAAACAACTTGTAAAACAATTACATGAAAAATATCATGCAATTGAAACAGGAACAAAAATTGTTGAATATAAAGCTAGACGTTCTATGTTATTTGTTCCACCATATAACAAACATAATGTTGAAAAAGCAAAAACTGTTTTAGCAGATAGTGTTATTTTTGACTTAGAAGCAATTTTACAAGAACAAAGAGAAGTTGGAAGACAAACTATTAAAGAAGTTTATAAAGATAGTGGTTCTAAATTTGGGGAAAGTGAAAGAGTTTTAAGAATTAATAATCTTGGAACTGAAGATCTTAAAAAAGATTTAGAACTTGCTCGTGAAATTGAAATTGATGGTTTATTATTCTCTAAAATCCAAACAAAAGAGGATGTTTTAGAAGCAGTTAAACTAATTGAAGAGATTAATCCTAATCTAACTTTAATGATTATGATTGAAACTCCATTATCAGTTTTAAATATTCATGAGATTTGTGCAGCTAGTCCTAAAGTTGAAGTTGTAGTTGTTGGTTCAAACAAACTTGCAAATAGACTTCAAATTGATATCAAAAAAGGTTCAAAAGCGATGTTTAATTACTTATCGCAAATTGCACTTGCATCTAAAGCATATGGAAAAACTGTAATTGATGGACCACACTTTGATGTTCATGATGAATTTGCTTGTGAAGATTCAACAAAAGATGCATTTAATTTAGGATTTGATGGTAAATCATTAATTCATCCAATTCAAATTGAATATATCAATGATATTTTCACTCCAAAACAATCTGAAGTTGAAGATTATGAAAATATGATTGCAAAATATGAAGAAGCTGCAAAAGAAGGGAAAGAAGTTATTTTACATAATAATAGATTAGTTGACTCTTCTAAAATTAAATGGGCAAGAAAAATGATTACATTGTATGAAACATACAAATCATTAGGTCAAAATTTATTTGGTAAATAAGGAGTTTAATTTGTCTAAGATAAATATGGGTAATTTTTTTGAAGATTTTTCAATCGGTCAAAAAATAGTTCATCCACTTCCTAGAACAATAAGCGAAGGAGATGTATCTTTATACATCGCTTTCACTGGTTCTAGATTTGCCCTACACTCTTCTGATGTAGTTGCAATTGAGATGGGATATGATAAAAGACCAATTGATGATATTTTAATGTTCCATTTAACATTTGGAAAATCTGTACAAGATATCTCTTTAAATGCAATTGCAAATTTAGGATATGCAGAAATGGCTTTCCCAAATCCTGTATATGTTGGCGATACAGTAAGTATGACTTCAACTGTTATTGGATTAAAAGAGAATTCAAATGGTAAAAGTGGAGTTGTTTATGTTCACTCTGTTGGTGTAAATCAAAATGGTGCTGTTGTACTTGATTTCAAAAGATGGGTAATGGTTCATAAAAAAGACCACTCTAATTTAAGTGGTGTTAATGAAGTTCCAACTTTTGCAAAAACAACACCTATTTCACAAATTAATATTCCAACTATTAAATGTGTTGATACAGATTCAACTGGTGGAAAATATTTCTTTGAAGATTATGTTGAAGGTGAAAGATTAGACCATCCAGAGGGAATTACAGTTGATAATAGTGACCATACATTAGCTACTAAGTTATATCAAAACAATGCAAAAGTACATTTTAATGACCATATGATGAAAAGTACACCAATGGGTCAAAGATTGATGTATGGTGGAATCATTATTTCAATGGCAAGAGCTATTTCATTTAATGGTTTACAAAATGCTCAATGGGTATGTGCTATAAATAGTGGAGCTCATGCAAACCCTACATATGCAGGTGATACTATTTATGCTTATACTGAAATTTTAGAAAAAATTGAAGTAAATAGAGATGATATTGGATTATTAAGAGTTAGAACTATTGGTTTAAAAAATCAAACTCCTAAAGAAACTCCAACTCCAAAAAGTGAAGATGGTAAATATTTACCAAATGTTGTACTTGATTTAGATTACACTATTGTAATTCCAAAAAAAGTTACTGAAAAGAAATAAAACAAATTTAATTTTAACAAAAAGGAAAAAATATGACACACCCAAGCGAAGCTTTATTTGAAAATGGTAAATCTTTACCAATTATCCCAACTTGTGAACACTTTGCAGGAAGCGAAAAGCTAATCCTAAAAGGTTTTGAAATGCAAAAAAAACTTGGACCTGTTTTTGATATTACTTGTGATTGTGAAGATGGTGCTGAAACTGGTAAAGAAGTTGAACATGCTCAAATGATCGTAAGAGTTGTTAATTCTGATGAAAATCCTTATGCAATGGCTGGAACTAGAATTCATGACCATTCACACCCAGATTGGAGACAAGATGTTGATATTTTAGTTCCAGGTGCTGGAGAAAAATTAGCATATATCACATTACCAAAATCAACTTGTTATGAAGATGCAAAAACTCAAATTGAGTACATTCAAAAAGTGGCAAAAGAAGCTGGAATTTCAAGAGAAATCCCAATTCACGTATTAATTGAAACTCATGGTGCATTACAAGATGTAGAAAAAATTGCTACATTACCATGGTTACAAGTTTTAGATTTCGGATTAATGGATTTCGTTTCTGGATACCAAGGAGCAATTCCAGCAATTAACATGAGAAGTCCAGGTCAATTTGATCACAGATTAATTGGAGCTGCAAAAGCTAGAGTTGCACAAGCAGCTATCCAAAATAAAGTTATTCCTGCACACAACGTAACTTTAGATTTAAAAAACCCATACCAAACTTATAAAGATGCTGAAAGAGCTAGAAATGAGTTCGGATTCATGAGAATGTGGTCTATTTACCCAACACAAGTACAAGCAATCGTTGATGCAATGAAACCAGATTTTACAGAATTAGAAGCTGCTCAACACATCTTAATCAAAGCTCAAGATGCTGAGTGGGGACCAATCCAATATGATGGTGAGTTACACGATAGAGCAACTTATAGATATTTCTGGGAATTAGTTCAAAGAGCTAAATTCTCTGGTGCTAAATTAATGGAAGAGACTGAAAAAAGATTCTTCGCTTAATATTTTAAACATTAGCCCTTATGGGGCTTTTGTTTCTTTTTTAAACAAACAATTTCTACATAAATTTTCAAGTATATCAAAACTAAACACTTTTTATAAATATTCACTTTTTTATTAGTTTAAAAAAGTCTATTTTCATAAGTGCATTGGTATAATTGTTGAATTTCTAAGCAAAAAGGAAAAAAATGAGCAAAAAAATTACAGAACAAGATATTATAGACTCAGTTGCTTCAGCATGTCAATATATTTCGTTTTACCATCCTGAAGATTTCGTAAAAGGAATGGTTGAGGCGTATGAAAAAGAACAATCTGAATCAGCTAAAAATGCAATTGGACAAATTTTAATTAACTCTAAAATGTGTGCAATGGGACACAGACCACTTTGTCAAGATACAGGAAGTGTTAATATTTTTGTAAGAGTTGGATTAAAAGCTAACTTAGATATTACAAAAAATTTAGAAGATTTATTAAATGAAGGTGTAGCTAAAGGTTATACAGACCCTGATAATACTTTAAGATATTCAGTTGTTGCTGATCCAGCAGGGAAAAGAACAAACACAAAAAACAATACTCCAGCAGTTATCCATGTTACAGTTGATAATTCTGATGAATTAGATATCACAGTTGCAGCTAAAGGTGGAGGAAGTGAAAATAAATCTAAATTTGCTGTATTAAATCCTTCTGATTCAATTTATGACTGGGTTATGGCTAATGTAAGAGAAATGGGAGCTGGATGGTGTCCTCCAGGAATTTTAGGAATCGGAATTGGTGGAAATCCAGAAAAAGCAATGCTTTTAGCAAAAGAGTCTTTAATGGGTCATGTTGATATTCATGAGCTACAAGCAAGAGGTCCTCAAAATGCTTTAGAAGAATTAAGATTAAAACTTTATGAAGATATCAATAAAGTTGGAATTGGTGCACAAGGTTTAGGAGGGTTAACAACTGTTTTAGATGTTAAAATCTTAGATTATCCTTGTCACGCAGCTTCATTACCAGTTGCTATGATTCCAAACTGTGCAGCAACAAGACACATTCACTTTAAATTAAAAGGTGATGGACCAGCTGTATTTAAAAAACCATCTTTAGATTTATGGCCAGATATCAAACTTCCAATGGATACTATTAAAAGAGTAAACATTGCTGATTTAACAAAAGAGAACTTATCTCAATTCAAATCAGGAGATACTTTATTATTATCAGGAAAAATTTTAACAGCAAGAGATGCTGCTCATAAAAAAATCGTTGAGTACAAAAATGCTGGAAAACCACTTCCAAATGGTGTTGACTTAAAAGATAAATTTATCTACTACGTTGGACCAGTTGATCCAGTTAGAGATGAAGTAGTAGGACCAGCAGGACCAACAACATCTACAAGAATGGATAAATTTACTAAAGATATGATGGAAATCGGTATCATGGGTATGATTGGTAAAGCTGAAAGAAAACAACCAACAATTGATTTAATTAAAGAGTACAAATCTATTTATTTAATTGCAACTGGTGGAGCAGCTTACTTAATTTCTCAATCAATCAAAGGTGCAAAAACTTTAGCATTTGAAGAACTAGGTATGGAAGCAATTTACGAATTTGAAGTTGAAGATATGCCAGTTACTGTTGCTGTTGATACAGAAGGAAATTCTATTCATACAACAGGTCCAGCTAAATGGAGAACAATCTAATCTAATTTACAAAGGGGCTACCCTTTGTAACACTTTCCTAAAATAATCCTTAGGCTAACAAACTATATTTCTTTTTTGACTTTTTCAAGACCAACTTTATGCTATTGTTCCGTCCAAAGAAAATATTATAGGAAATAATATGAATTTATTAGAAGATTTAAAAGA
The genomic region above belongs to Arcobacter ellisii and contains:
- the clpA gene encoding ATP-dependent Clp protease ATP-binding subunit ClpA; translation: MISKELRNIFAQAVGYAKSSKHEYLTVEHIFLMLIHDQTIENLFIDLGVDTNKLFEELKKYIDENTPKFPADQNINEEPMETLSLASTIEYMVSHTQTSGKTNANVEDMFVAILKDENSYATYLLKKLGIQRVDILEEISHKELDDEDETLENSADNDNKVLDKNSTELVALAKKGEIDPVIGREKEVSRVIEILSRRKKNNPILVGEPGVGKTAIAEGLALKIAQEQVPEFLLKSKVFSLDMGSMLAGTKYRGDFEKKLKTLLKEVSKIKNAILFIDEIHTIVGAGSVGGSAMDASNILKPMLANGKLRCIGATTFSEFRNDFAKDKALSRRFAKVDVEEPSIEDSILILEGLKSKYEEYHGVKYSKSAISSAVELSKKYITDRFLPDCAIDVIDEVGASKKISLSTSLKTKSESNITITSKDVESTIAKMAHIPERSATKSDLTLLKSLEKNMQKRVFGQDKAITTIVQSIKRNKAGLGLDKKPIGSFLFSGPTGVGKTEVAKELSTQLGIHFERFDMSEYMEAHTVSRLIGAPAGYVGFEQGGLLTEAIRKHPHTVLLLDEIEKAHPDLMSILLQVMDNAELTDNSGNKADFQNVVLIMTSNLGATEANVMGFAKNEKLNENKAINKFFAPEFRNRLDAVVTFDSLSMDIVAKVAGKFIEDLEKQLVDKKIKIEISAKAKKELAILGYDKAMGARPLNRVISERIKNPLTDEILFGKLKKGGIVKIDFDNDFVFTYKSL
- a CDS encoding ATP-dependent Clp protease adaptor ClpS, whose protein sequence is MSNEIEIELNDDLDLQEPKKYNVFLLNDDFSTMDFVIDVLVRVFRKSVDEASVIMLNIHNNGKELCGTYTYEIASTKVAQVKTMAREKGFPLKAVMEEE
- the bioD gene encoding dethiobiotin synthase, which translates into the protein MKKDANYYINKSIFVTATNTDVGKTYACEKFLKYFAKAGLKVGYFKPCETGVIDKPLDGSKMFELTKELNKHFENVTLNDVVPYQFRLPAAPYVASKDTIIDIEFLKEKKKYLQSFCDILIIEGAGGLMVPVKKDLFMIDLINIFDSSAFLITPSKLGCINDTLLSCEALKNKNIDFEFFINLFQDIDTFDEVSKPFLIDYFGELNFLQDL
- a CDS encoding HpcH/HpaI aldolase/citrate lyase family protein, whose product is MTSAIDLSKLTANDDLTPILGGYWPGIQIYYPPIKFNPLDGTYESMEQAKLRLQKHAYKTKAHTVLFDLEDGCRQKAMSRELLIQELPKFPERNFQIAVRINPFRTDEYEEDLKMLKQIHQYIDVIVLAKAGEVYGSAEIRDLSSWLVSIGSKLTIQPIVEHPKSLQIADRLMEHSTVKHIVFGIHDFSKAMAYKITPKGWIDELETFFNMLTMEARIKGKGVIGGVEVMLTPHSLPDSCVEKKDIRRWLDLHGDEASRHVYAHAIRENAMGLTGKQVITPNHINVCKVAFTPSPNEIAKDVSILKAAIEADALLSGAIRYEGEMLDPPMFGKSLQNILRAYALRSLEKEDELFALSVLNRMPIHTFKENWPYGQL
- a CDS encoding aldolase/citrate lyase family protein; this translates as MSETIKIEVPEFLNIGVACTSSHVGTAKENNIAMVIEDDKLGTDEITYKELAKKSDQVCNFFTGIGLEPRDRVLVCLKNSLAYPISFFGTMKAGIIAVPTSTLLSGSEVKYLAEDSQARAIVLSATMYENLVPYLENCDNLKTIVVAGIDSVEELKKPKDINVYSLNEIFANTDTTPNHYNSKSGEPAYLVYTSGTTGYPKGVLHSHRSLIGRKPATDYWFDFKENDRIMHSGKFNWTYVLGSALMDPLFNGHTVIAYEGANDASTWIDLIKKHQCTIFIGVPTIYRQIIQKTDFTLDDCPSLRYCMSAGEHLSDEMLGLWRERFKQDIYEAIGMSECSYYISHSKYNPIRPGSAGFPQPGHIVKLLDPETLEEVGVEEEGMICIGEDDPGLFLEYWQLEEETAKSRHDGYFFTGDYARRDKDGYIWFIGRKDDIINTFGFRVSPHEIERVVKTHDAVADCVAFGLDIGKDKTIVAIAVIGHEELSEEKQAEILAFAQANLAKYKAPKEIFAMLDYPRTKNGKVLRKQLVKQLHEKYHAIETGTKIVEYKARRSMLFVPPYNKHNVEKAKTVLADSVIFDLEAILQEQREVGRQTIKEVYKDSGSKFGESERVLRINNLGTEDLKKDLELAREIEIDGLLFSKIQTKEDVLEAVKLIEEINPNLTLMIMIETPLSVLNIHEICAASPKVEVVVVGSNKLANRLQIDIKKGSKAMFNYLSQIALASKAYGKTVIDGPHFDVHDEFACEDSTKDAFNLGFDGKSLIHPIQIEYINDIFTPKQSEVEDYENMIAKYEEAAKEGKEVILHNNRLVDSSKIKWARKMITLYETYKSLGQNLFGK
- a CDS encoding MaoC family dehydratase produces the protein MSKINMGNFFEDFSIGQKIVHPLPRTISEGDVSLYIAFTGSRFALHSSDVVAIEMGYDKRPIDDILMFHLTFGKSVQDISLNAIANLGYAEMAFPNPVYVGDTVSMTSTVIGLKENSNGKSGVVYVHSVGVNQNGAVVLDFKRWVMVHKKDHSNLSGVNEVPTFAKTTPISQINIPTIKCVDTDSTGGKYFFEDYVEGERLDHPEGITVDNSDHTLATKLYQNNAKVHFNDHMMKSTPMGQRLMYGGIIISMARAISFNGLQNAQWVCAINSGAHANPTYAGDTIYAYTEILEKIEVNRDDIGLLRVRTIGLKNQTPKETPTPKSEDGKYLPNVVLDLDYTIVIPKKVTEKK
- a CDS encoding HpcH/HpaI aldolase/citrate lyase family protein; protein product: MTHPSEALFENGKSLPIIPTCEHFAGSEKLILKGFEMQKKLGPVFDITCDCEDGAETGKEVEHAQMIVRVVNSDENPYAMAGTRIHDHSHPDWRQDVDILVPGAGEKLAYITLPKSTCYEDAKTQIEYIQKVAKEAGISREIPIHVLIETHGALQDVEKIATLPWLQVLDFGLMDFVSGYQGAIPAINMRSPGQFDHRLIGAAKARVAQAAIQNKVIPAHNVTLDLKNPYQTYKDAERARNEFGFMRMWSIYPTQVQAIVDAMKPDFTELEAAQHILIKAQDAEWGPIQYDGELHDRATYRYFWELVQRAKFSGAKLMEETEKRFFA
- a CDS encoding fumarate hydratase produces the protein MSKKITEQDIIDSVASACQYISFYHPEDFVKGMVEAYEKEQSESAKNAIGQILINSKMCAMGHRPLCQDTGSVNIFVRVGLKANLDITKNLEDLLNEGVAKGYTDPDNTLRYSVVADPAGKRTNTKNNTPAVIHVTVDNSDELDITVAAKGGGSENKSKFAVLNPSDSIYDWVMANVREMGAGWCPPGILGIGIGGNPEKAMLLAKESLMGHVDIHELQARGPQNALEELRLKLYEDINKVGIGAQGLGGLTTVLDVKILDYPCHAASLPVAMIPNCAATRHIHFKLKGDGPAVFKKPSLDLWPDIKLPMDTIKRVNIADLTKENLSQFKSGDTLLLSGKILTARDAAHKKIVEYKNAGKPLPNGVDLKDKFIYYVGPVDPVRDEVVGPAGPTTSTRMDKFTKDMMEIGIMGMIGKAERKQPTIDLIKEYKSIYLIATGGAAYLISQSIKGAKTLAFEELGMEAIYEFEVEDMPVTVAVDTEGNSIHTTGPAKWRTI